The Candidatus Roseilinea sp. sequence TGGGCCGAGGGGTCGCTGGACGAACCGGGGGGAGGAACCTGAGCAGAAGCCCCTGACCCCAAGGCCAGTAAGAGGAGCAGAATGAGCCCAACGGGCACAAATGGGGCACGCTTTCTCATGCTCGCCTCCTTCGCGCCCGCCTGTGTGCGCCTGGCGGGCTAACGGCCTGCGCTTTACCTGCGCCGCGAAGCGCAGCGGAGCGGCGTCAGGTGCAAGCGCTTGTTAGCCTGCCTGTTCATGTAAAGCAAACGTCAATTGGACAGGCTTGGCAGCTTTCGTAGTTTTAATTTTCTCTGCTTCATAACCAGGCTTTATCAACAAAGCTTCTTCCATTGAGTTTCTGAGATTTTCGGTCGAACCTACATGATAAAAATGAGTGAAGGTTCTTTCGACTAATCCATCCCAATAGTAAGCAATATGTGGATTTAGGCGATATTTATTTTCTTTCCACATAGACAATGCAAAACCGCACGGCAAATTCCGAGCAAGTATCGCCAAATCAGCCGCGTCATCTTCCGACCATTGCTGATAATAATCTGTATGTCTGCCAATGTAAGGCGGGTCAAGATATACAAAATCGTCTTCTGTGACATTCTCAAGAACGTCTCGCCAATCTCCAACACGAAACTCCCAATCTTTGCCCTGCATGATTTTACGTATCTGTGAAATCTGATTAACTATCTTGGTCACATAGGCCTGACGAAAGCGGTCAGGTTTGCGACAAAATGGAACATTAAACTCCCCTTTACTATTAAAGCGCATTATCCCATTAAAACACGATCTATTGAGAAAAATGAAGTCTAATGAATCTCCACTCTTATTGAAGCGTTCTCTTACTGCATAATAGTAATCTTCGCCATTGACTAGCAATTTCTTACCTTCTGCTGTTAAATACTTTCTTACTTCGTCTGGCGACAAACTCCCATCATAAATCATCTGATACAGACTGATAATGTGGGGATTGATATCATTGACTAATGCACGTTCTGGCTGCACATTGAACAAAACGACACCTGACCCAAGAAACGGTTCTATCCATCGCCCTTTGCCATTCCAGGAGATATTGCCCAAGATGAATTTGACGAGTTTAGTTTTAATCCCCTGACACTTTATCGGGGGGACAATTACTTGCTTCACTGTGCGCGGTAGACCTTGAAGAACAATCACTTTGCCAAGCCTTTGTATTTCAAATAACTGCGCAAATTGGTATAAGGCGGCCGCTTCAATTCCGCTGCTCTTGCCATATCTTTGGTCAAGTAATACATCCAGTAGTCATCAAAAACATCTTCTCCTAACGAAGCAAACGGACCAGACCCATTTACAAGCTTATCAATCTCCGTGACTGAACCAATATTCTTGGTATTGCCACTCCCTGGACGATCAGACGCAATGCGATATTTTTCTTGAGCAAAGAATTGAAAGTCTCTGATGACAGATGTAATCCGTTCAAGTTCATCGAGAGTGTATCTTCTTCGCTCGTCAATCAAGTCATCAGTCTTTGAATAAATCACGCCCAGAACAAAGTGTCCGCTATAAGAACCGTAGGGAAAAGTTATGTTCTTTGTGCTATTCCTTTCTCGGAAGTATCCAGTAAAAGCCCCGAGTGTCATACCATTCACGCGGCTACTATCAACTCTGTAAGTACTCTTCAAGTCAAGTGCAAAACGGTGACCATCATCATCTACAAAACTTATGTCTGGATAAGAGTTCTGCTGTTCCGATAAGACCATTTTCAAGCCATGCTTTTCTGCGAAGTGCGCAAGCTCTGGGAACAACAAAAGTTCCATGATTTTTGAGATAACTTTTGTGTCTGCCGAAATGGTGTAAATGTTCTTGGCTATGTCAATAAACCCCTTGATAATCCAGTCACCATTTGGAGTGGAAAACGCCGAATTAAGCGTAGCTACTTCTTTCTGAAGCACATTCAAAAAATTGTTTTTATCCATTGCTGTATTGTACCATCTTGGATTTGGATGGGCAGGCTAACAAGTATTAGACAGACCAAATCACCTGACGATTTAGGCTGACTGGAGTCGGCCTAATCTGCTTATTAGGCCTAGATTACACAGACTTGAATCGGCCTTTACTTCTGTATAATCCGCATATGGCCGCTTCAATACCTTCACCTTCCAATCCGGCTCGTCCCAAAAAGCTGCTCGACCAGGTACGCGACGCCATTCGCCTCAAGCACTACTCCTATCGCACCGAGGAGAGTTACGTCCTCTGGATCAAACGCTTTATCCTCTTCCACGACAAACGCCATCCGAACGACATGGGCCGGCCTGAGATCGAAGCCTTTCTGACTCACCTGGCAACCCGCGAGCGTGTCGCTGCCTCGACGCAAAATCAGGCACTCGCGGCGCTGCTGTTTCTGTATCGCAACGTCCTCCACCGCGATGACCCAGCCCTCTTCGATTCGCTCAACATAGCGCGCGCCCAGAAACCCGCTCACCTGCCTACTGTGCTGACCAAAGAGGAGGTCGGCAAAATTATACGGCTCATCCCAAACGAATACCAACTCATGGCGCGCCTGCTCTACGGCAGCGGGCTGCGCCTGATGGAATGCCTGCATCTGCGTGTCAAGGATATTGACTTCGTGCAAAGCCAGATCATCGTGCGCGATGGCAAAGGCGAAAAAGACCGCGTGACGATGCTGCCGACCAGCCTGGTCGCGCCGCTTCAGGAACATTTGGCGCGCGTCAAACACCTGCACGACCAAGACCTGGCCAAAGGGCACGGCTACGTTGATCTGCCATATGCCCTGGCGCGCAAATACCCAAACGCCAACCGCGAGTGGATCTGGCAATACGTCTTCCCATCGCGAAGCCTCTCCACAGACCCGCAGGATCCGCGGTCAGACCGGCTCTACCGCCATCATGCCCACGAGAGCGGCCTGCAGAAGGCAGTAGCAGCGGCTGCGCGGCGCGCCGGCATCCCCAAACGTGTCAGCCCCCACACCTTTCGCCATTCGTTTGCCACCCATCTACTCGAAGCCGGCTACGACATCCGCACCGTCCAGGAGCTGCTCGGCCACCGCGATGTCAGCACGACCATGATCTACACCCACGTGTTGAACAAAGGCCCAAAGGCCGTCCGCAGTCCCCTCGACACCGGGTGTAGCGCAGATTTGTGACAGTCACCGCCGGCGGCACTGACGGATTGCGGCGTCTAGCCGATTGCTGTGCAGTTCACACCAGGCGGCGAGCATGGTCGCAGCATGCCGCCGTTCCCAGCCCCGACACAAACGTCGCTGTATCACCGTCTTGCAGCCGCTCTCCACCACGCCGCTGCCAATCGGCAGCCCTTGCGCGCGGAACTCTGCATAACGCATCCGCTCGGCGCTGGCATCTCCAATCTGCGGCCCATCAGCACCTGTCGCAGGGCTTCGATCTCAGCGAACGTGGCGTCCGGATGCTGGTCATACCATGTCTCTAATTCTTCATAGGCCTGGGCGGCCAGGGCCGGGAACTGTTCGCGCCGCTGCGCGTGGCTGGATACGGTTGATGGTTTCATGTCCCCTATGTTGCTCCCGCTGCAGAAAAAGTCGCCCACAAATCTGCGCTACACCCCCGCAGACAGGCGGTATTGACACCGCTCATCCAAAGTGCTAGAATTTGATTGTTTATGATTGATTTTGATTGATCATGAGCGTTTTTAATGAGCAGCAACCTCTCCAGCCCCGAACGTCAGAACCAGATTCTGCAACTCCTGGCCCGCAATCAGCGCATCAGCGTGGCCGAGGTCTGTGAGACCTTCGATGTCAGCGAGGCGACAGCGCGCCGCGACCTGGAAGCGCTGGCCGAACAGGGCAAACTGCAACGCGTCCATGGGGGAGCCATCGCCCTGCGCGAGGCACCGCCCGAAGCCCCCATCCTGCAGCGCGAGCGTGAGCAGGCCGCCGAGAAGATTCGCATCGGGCTGGCTGCCTCGGCACTGGTTCAGGACGGCGAAACGGTCTTCCTCGGCTCCGGCAGCACCGTCCTGGAAGCTGCTCGCGCCCTGCGCACCAAAGAAAACCTGACCGTCATCACCAACTCCCTGCCGGTCATCAATACACTGGCCGGCCTGCCAAACATCACGCTTATTTGTCTGGGCGGGCAACTACGCGAGAGCGAACTCTCCTTCATTGGGCACATCACCGAACAGGCGCTGACCGAGGTGCGCGCCGATAAGGTCTTGCTTGGCATCCGCGCCATCAGCCTGGAGCATGGCCTGACCAACGACTACCTCCCCGAAACGATGACCGACCGCGCCATTCTGCGCATCGGTCGCGAGGTCATTTTACTTGCCGATCACACCAAACTGGGCCGCGTTGCCCCAGCCTTTGTCGCCCCCCTCGAAAGCATCCACATCCTGGTCACCGATTCCGCCGCCCCGCCCGACTTCCTCGACGCCCTGCGCGAGCGAGGAATTCGCCTGGTTGTTGCTTGAATCTTCATGCTCCTTTGTGTCCTGAGTTGTGAGAACATGCTCCTCCAAAACTTCCGCCCCCAACCCAAACTCGTCACCAAGACCACCCGGGTCGAAAAACCGCGCTTCCCGGCCATAGACGCCCACAACCACCTGGCTGAACCCTTCGGCGGCGGCTGGGATAAGAAACCGCTCCCCGAGCTGCTCGACCGCCTCGACGAAGCCGGCATCGTCCACTACGTAGACCTGGACGGTGGCTGGGGCGAGGACATCCTCTATCACCACCTGGATTACTTCAAAGCGCGTGCCCCGCAGCGCTTCACCATCTTCGGTGGCGTGGACTGGTCGAAATGGCCCGAACTGGGCAACGCTTTCCCCGAATGGGCGGCGAGCAGGCTCAGGGTCCAGAAAGAGCGCGGTGCCGGCGGCCTAAAAATCTGGAAACCGTTCGGGCTGCACGTCCGCGATGAGAAAGGCGAGCTGGTCGCTGTAGATGACCCGCGCCTGGACATCCTGTGGGAGACCGCCGGCGAACTCGGTCTGCCTGTTCTAGCACATGTGGCCGACCCGGTCGCATTTTTCGACCCAATTGACGAGACCAACGAGCGCTGGGAGGAACTTGGTCAGCATCCCGATTGGGCCTTCACCAGCCCGCCATTCCCCTCTTTCATGTCCATCATGGAGGCCTTCTACCGCCTGGTGAAAAGCCACCCGCGCACCACCTTCATCGGCGCACACGTCGGCTGCTACGGCGAAAACCTGGGCTGGGTAGGCAAAATGCTGGACGACTGCCCGAACTATTACATAGACATTGCCGCCCGACTGGGCGAACTGGGACGTCAGCCCTACACCGCCCGCCGCTTTTTCCTACAGTACCAGGACCGCATCCTCTTCGGCTCCGATTTTGGCCCCGACCTGGACGCCTATCGTCTTTACTACCGCTTTTTGGAAACCGACGATGAGTATTTCAACTACAACGTGAGCGAAGTGCCGCTCCAGGGGCGCTGGTATGCCTATGGCATCTTCTTGCCCGACGAGGTGCTGAAGAAGGTCTATTTCCAGAACGCGGCGCGCATCCTGAGGCTGTAGGGCAGCCTTTCGAGGCTGTCGCGATGACAGGTCAGGAGGCCTGTCCTACTGGAAAGCAACGATGGAACTTCACCTTCACCCTCCTGCTGAAGCTCTCCTCCAAAACCAGGGTCTTACCCTGGCACACCTGCGCCTGACGGCGTGGGACGGCGCATCCGCTGAGCCGCTTTCACTTCCGGTGCAGTGGCATCTGAGCGCGCCAGAAGCCGACTTCTGGACGCTGCACTTTGAGCTGCCCGCCCGCGACCATGCCCTGGAAAT is a genomic window containing:
- a CDS encoding GntR family transcriptional regulator gives rise to the protein MSSNLSSPERQNQILQLLARNQRISVAEVCETFDVSEATARRDLEALAEQGKLQRVHGGAIALREAPPEAPILQREREQAAEKIRIGLAASALVQDGETVFLGSGSTVLEAARALRTKENLTVITNSLPVINTLAGLPNITLICLGGQLRESELSFIGHITEQALTEVRADKVLLGIRAISLEHGLTNDYLPETMTDRAILRIGREVILLADHTKLGRVAPAFVAPLESIHILVTDSAAPPDFLDALRERGIRLVVA
- a CDS encoding site-specific DNA-methyltransferase (adenine-specific); this translates as MIVLQGLPRTVKQVIVPPIKCQGIKTKLVKFILGNISWNGKGRWIEPFLGSGVVLFNVQPERALVNDINPHIISLYQMIYDGSLSPDEVRKYLTAEGKKLLVNGEDYYYAVRERFNKSGDSLDFIFLNRSCFNGIMRFNSKGEFNVPFCRKPDRFRQAYVTKIVNQISQIRKIMQGKDWEFRVGDWRDVLENVTEDDFVYLDPPYIGRHTDYYQQWSEDDAADLAILARNLPCGFALSMWKENKYRLNPHIAYYWDGLVERTFTHFYHVGSTENLRNSMEEALLIKPGYEAEKIKTTKAAKPVQLTFALHEQAG
- a CDS encoding integron integrase — encoded protein: MAASIPSPSNPARPKKLLDQVRDAIRLKHYSYRTEESYVLWIKRFILFHDKRHPNDMGRPEIEAFLTHLATRERVAASTQNQALAALLFLYRNVLHRDDPALFDSLNIARAQKPAHLPTVLTKEEVGKIIRLIPNEYQLMARLLYGSGLRLMECLHLRVKDIDFVQSQIIVRDGKGEKDRVTMLPTSLVAPLQEHLARVKHLHDQDLAKGHGYVDLPYALARKYPNANREWIWQYVFPSRSLSTDPQDPRSDRLYRHHAHESGLQKAVAAAARRAGIPKRVSPHTFRHSFATHLLEAGYDIRTVQELLGHRDVSTTMIYTHVLNKGPKAVRSPLDTGCSADL